A genomic window from Nocardioides sp. BP30 includes:
- a CDS encoding putative bifunctional diguanylate cyclase/phosphodiesterase: MARSPTVDAWPFDVARLWREPPALATSGTLRISGAFFLTFGGLLLMACALLVPGSDAAHVWRLVAGVATVVVACGWYLLGGRAPHWAFGALLLAVVLAIAALVRTAPSTLNAGSFTAFFLLPLAAAALLLSLRRAVIVLLLTIVLGSWAMHHLGTTPSDVIVRAGSALGMFGMIVWLARVADGADEDSLTGLLNRRGFERRLEEQLLRLERDGGRCALVALDLDHFRRLNAASGHGYGDKVIIEWASAWSALLADDAVLSRYGGDQFVVILPDLPLGRAADIADQLRAAPVEGTTVSAGVAAWQHGDSGSMLLNRADVALYDAKASGRDRTVVYGDPGRAASELEAAIANGEMRVLLQPIVELPSGEVVSYEALVRWERPGRGQIAPLDFVPQAESTGAIHSLGAWVLEECCRLATTVAGRSRSIGVNVSVHELRGSEYARNVSRLLERWDVPGELLVFEVTESVFEDEDPQVTLNLQALRALGAQVAIDDFGAGYSSLRRIELLPIDLIKIDGALVCTIREGHDPAILRAVVTMAESLGVRLIAEHVENAYQADVLHRLGYHQAQGYYFGRPAVPGEAVLVAPRAAPAQD; encoded by the coding sequence ATGGCGAGGTCGCCTACGGTCGACGCGTGGCCCTTCGACGTCGCGCGCCTGTGGCGCGAGCCGCCGGCCCTGGCGACCAGCGGCACGCTGCGGATCAGCGGCGCCTTCTTCCTGACCTTCGGCGGCCTCCTGCTGATGGCCTGCGCGCTCCTGGTGCCCGGCAGCGATGCCGCCCACGTGTGGCGCCTCGTCGCCGGCGTGGCGACGGTCGTCGTCGCCTGCGGCTGGTACCTGCTCGGCGGCCGGGCGCCGCACTGGGCCTTCGGTGCGCTGCTCCTCGCCGTCGTCCTCGCGATAGCGGCGCTGGTGCGCACGGCGCCCAGCACGCTGAACGCCGGCTCGTTCACCGCCTTCTTCCTGCTGCCGCTCGCCGCCGCCGCGCTGCTGCTCTCCCTGCGGCGGGCGGTGATCGTGCTGCTGCTCACCATCGTGCTCGGCTCGTGGGCGATGCACCACCTCGGCACCACGCCCAGCGACGTGATCGTGCGCGCGGGCAGTGCACTGGGGATGTTCGGGATGATCGTCTGGCTGGCGCGGGTCGCCGACGGCGCTGACGAGGACTCGCTGACCGGCCTGCTCAACCGGCGCGGCTTCGAGCGCCGGCTCGAGGAGCAGTTGCTGCGCCTCGAGCGCGACGGCGGTCGGTGCGCACTGGTCGCCCTCGACCTCGACCACTTCCGCCGGCTCAACGCGGCCAGTGGCCACGGGTACGGCGACAAGGTCATCATCGAGTGGGCCTCGGCCTGGAGCGCGCTGCTGGCCGACGACGCCGTGCTGAGCCGGTACGGCGGGGACCAGTTCGTGGTGATCCTGCCCGACCTCCCGCTCGGCCGCGCGGCGGACATCGCCGACCAGCTGCGCGCGGCCCCGGTGGAGGGGACGACCGTCTCGGCCGGCGTGGCCGCCTGGCAGCACGGCGATTCGGGTTCCATGCTGCTCAACCGCGCCGACGTCGCGCTCTACGACGCGAAGGCGTCGGGCCGCGACCGAACCGTCGTGTACGGCGATCCTGGCCGGGCCGCCAGTGAGCTCGAGGCGGCGATCGCCAACGGCGAGATGCGCGTGCTGCTGCAGCCGATCGTCGAGCTGCCGAGCGGCGAGGTGGTCAGCTACGAGGCGCTGGTCCGCTGGGAACGGCCCGGCCGCGGGCAGATCGCGCCGCTCGACTTCGTCCCGCAGGCCGAGAGCACGGGTGCGATCCACTCGCTCGGGGCGTGGGTGCTGGAGGAGTGCTGCCGGCTCGCCACCACCGTCGCGGGTCGTTCCCGGTCGATCGGGGTCAACGTGTCGGTGCACGAGCTGCGCGGATCCGAGTACGCCCGCAACGTCAGCAGGCTCCTGGAGCGGTGGGATGTCCCCGGCGAGCTTCTCGTCTTCGAGGTGACCGAGAGCGTCTTCGAGGACGAGGACCCGCAGGTCACGCTCAACCTGCAGGCCCTGCGAGCCCTCGGCGCCCAGGTCGCGATCGACGACTTCGGCGCCGGGTACTCCTCGCTGCGCCGTATCGAGCTGCTGCCGATCGACCTGATCAAGATCGACGGTGCGCTGGTCTGCACGATCCGGGAAGGACACGACCCGGCCATCCTGCGCGCCGTGGTGACGATGGCGGAGAGCCTCGGTGTGCGGCTGATCGCCGAGCACGTCGAGAACGCCTACCAGGCCGACGTGCTGCACCGCCTCGGCTACCACCAGGCCCAGGGGTACTACTTCGGCCGACCCGCCGTCCCGGGTGAGGCGGTGCTGGTCGCGCCCCGAGCGGCACCGGCCCAGGACTGA
- the deoC gene encoding deoxyribose-phosphate aldolase translates to MSAADIARIIDHTLLKPEATRADVQALIAEAAELGTYSVCVSPSMLPIDVPDGLKVAVVCGFPSGKHTSAVKAAEAAESVARGADEIDMVIDIGAAREHRYDDVQSDIAAVRAAVPAPTVLKVIIESAALDDEEIVGVCRAAVAAGADFVKTSTGFHPAGGATEHAVRLMRETVGPDLGVKASGGVRTLAQAEAMVAAGATRLGVSGSRALLAGSDGTATAAGY, encoded by the coding sequence GTGAGTGCTGCCGACATCGCCCGGATCATCGACCACACCCTGCTCAAGCCGGAGGCGACCCGCGCCGACGTGCAGGCCCTGATCGCCGAGGCAGCCGAGCTGGGCACCTACTCCGTCTGCGTCTCGCCCTCGATGCTGCCGATCGACGTGCCCGACGGGCTCAAGGTGGCGGTCGTGTGCGGCTTTCCCAGCGGCAAGCACACCTCCGCCGTCAAGGCCGCCGAGGCCGCCGAGTCGGTAGCGCGGGGCGCCGACGAGATCGACATGGTGATCGACATCGGCGCCGCTCGCGAGCACCGGTACGACGACGTGCAGTCCGACATCGCCGCTGTCCGGGCCGCGGTGCCGGCGCCCACCGTGCTCAAGGTGATCATCGAGTCGGCAGCACTCGACGACGAGGAGATCGTCGGGGTGTGCCGGGCGGCGGTCGCCGCCGGCGCCGACTTCGTCAAGACCTCCACCGGCTTCCACCCGGCCGGCGGTGCGACCGAGCACGCCGTGCGGCTGATGCGCGAGACCGTCGGCCCCGACCTGGGGGTCAAGGCCTCCGGCGGCGTCCGGACGCTCGCCCAGGCCGAGGCGATGGTCGCCGCCGGTGCCACCCGCCTGGGCGTCTCGGGCTCGCGCGCGCTGCTCGCGGGCTCCGACGGGACGGCCACCGCCGCCGGCTACTGA
- a CDS encoding adenosine deaminase, which yields MRSNQQLPTPDQIVHAPKVLLHDHLDGGLRAGTVLELAAGVGHALPATTAETLADWFAESADSGSLERYLETFSHTVAVMQDADAITRVAREAVEDLADDGVVYAEIRYAPELHLDGGLELTEVVAAVQRGFDEGMASRPGIRVQQLLTAMRQAARASEIARLAIEWRDRGVAGFDIAGPEAGFPPTRFLAAFELLAAENMRYTIHAGEGFGLPSIWEAVHPCGADRLGHGVRIAEDITVSPDGTATLGRLAAYVRDRRIPLEICPRSNVQTGAAPSLAEHPIGLLAELGFRVTVNTDNRLMSRTSMSAEMTGLVEAFGYDLVQLERLTTNAMKSAFLPYDERVDLIHRIKEGYAELRA from the coding sequence GTGCGATCCAACCAGCAGCTGCCGACCCCCGACCAGATCGTCCACGCACCGAAAGTGCTCCTGCACGACCACCTCGACGGTGGCCTGCGCGCGGGCACGGTGCTCGAGCTCGCCGCCGGGGTCGGTCACGCCCTTCCCGCCACCACCGCAGAGACGCTGGCGGACTGGTTCGCCGAGAGCGCTGACTCGGGGAGCCTGGAGCGATACCTGGAGACGTTCAGCCACACCGTCGCGGTGATGCAGGACGCCGACGCGATCACCCGGGTCGCCCGCGAGGCGGTCGAGGACCTGGCCGACGACGGGGTCGTGTACGCCGAGATCCGCTACGCACCCGAGCTGCACCTGGACGGCGGCCTGGAGCTGACGGAGGTCGTGGCGGCGGTGCAGCGCGGTTTCGACGAGGGGATGGCCTCCCGGCCCGGCATCCGCGTGCAGCAGCTCCTGACGGCGATGCGACAGGCCGCACGGGCCTCGGAGATCGCCCGGCTGGCGATCGAGTGGCGCGACCGCGGGGTGGCCGGGTTCGACATCGCCGGGCCGGAGGCAGGCTTCCCGCCCACCCGGTTCCTGGCCGCCTTCGAGCTGCTGGCCGCCGAGAACATGCGCTACACGATCCATGCGGGTGAGGGCTTCGGGCTGCCGTCGATCTGGGAGGCCGTGCACCCGTGCGGTGCCGACCGGCTCGGCCACGGGGTGCGCATCGCCGAGGACATCACGGTCTCTCCCGACGGCACGGCGACCCTGGGACGGCTGGCGGCGTACGTCCGCGACCGGCGGATCCCGCTGGAGATCTGCCCGCGCTCGAACGTGCAGACCGGTGCCGCACCCTCCCTCGCCGAGCATCCGATCGGCCTCCTGGCCGAGCTCGGCTTCCGCGTCACCGTCAACACCGACAACCGGCTGATGTCGCGTACGTCGATGAGTGCGGAGATGACCGGCCTGGTGGAGGCGTTCGGCTACGACCTGGTCCAGCTGGAGAGGCTGACGACGAACGCGATGAAGTCGGCGTTCCTGCCCTACGACGAGCGGGTCGACCTCATCCACCGGATCAAGGAGGGGTACGCCGAGCTCCGCGCCTGA
- a CDS encoding MaoC family dehydratase, which translates to MRVFSTYDEITAAAGEALGSTDWVEITQERVNAFADATGDHQWIHVDVERAASGPFGGTVAHGYLTLSLVPWLGSQIFSLETPGAKLNYGLNKVRFPHPLRVGKRIRCSATFSEVTALPAGLQVTISSTVEIEDEPKPACVAESLVLLLDG; encoded by the coding sequence ATGCGCGTCTTCAGCACCTACGACGAGATCACCGCCGCCGCGGGCGAGGCCCTCGGCAGCACCGACTGGGTCGAGATCACCCAGGAGCGGGTGAACGCCTTCGCCGACGCCACCGGCGACCACCAGTGGATCCACGTCGACGTCGAGCGCGCCGCCAGTGGCCCGTTCGGCGGCACCGTCGCCCACGGCTACCTCACCCTGTCGCTCGTGCCCTGGCTGGGCTCCCAGATCTTCTCCCTGGAGACCCCCGGCGCCAAGCTCAACTACGGCCTGAACAAGGTGCGCTTCCCCCACCCGCTCCGGGTCGGCAAGCGCATCCGCTGCTCCGCCACCTTCTCCGAGGTCACGGCTCTCCCCGCCGGCCTGCAGGTCACCATCTCCTCCACGGTCGAGATCGAGGACGAGCCCAAGCCCGCCTGCGTCGCGGAGAGCCTGGTGCTCCTCCTCGACGGCTGA
- a CDS encoding thymidine phosphorylase has protein sequence MTETPAPVADDAHDVIEVIHAKRDGGELSDSQIDWVIRAYTDGRVADEQMAALNMAILLRGMGRREIARWTAAMIATGERMSFGSLSRPTADKHSTGGVGDKITLPLAPLVAACGVAVPQLSGRGLGHTGGTLDKLESIPGWQASLSNEAMFAQLEDVGAVICAAGAGLAPADKKLYALRDVTGTVESIPLIASSIMSKKIAEGTGALVLDVKVGTGAFMKSLADAQELARTMVDLGTDAGVRTVALLTDMSTPLGRTAGNALEVAESVEVLAGGGPADVVELTVALAREMLAGAGVTDVDPAEVLASGRAMDVWRAMIAAQGGDPSAALPLARETHVVTAPTSGVLTRLDALAVGLAAWRLGAGRERKEDPVQYGAGVVWHARPGDVVTAGQPLFTLHTDTPERFERALAALSGGYDIAPAGSAYEPTALILDRIS, from the coding sequence ATGACCGAGACCCCCGCACCCGTGGCCGACGACGCCCACGACGTGATCGAGGTGATCCACGCCAAGCGTGACGGCGGCGAGCTCAGCGACAGCCAGATCGACTGGGTGATCCGTGCCTACACCGACGGTCGGGTCGCCGACGAGCAGATGGCTGCGCTCAACATGGCCATCCTGCTGCGCGGAATGGGTCGCCGCGAGATCGCCCGCTGGACGGCGGCGATGATCGCCACCGGTGAGCGGATGTCCTTCGGCTCGCTGTCGCGCCCGACCGCCGACAAGCACTCCACCGGCGGCGTCGGGGACAAGATCACCCTCCCGCTCGCTCCGCTGGTGGCCGCCTGCGGGGTGGCAGTGCCACAGCTGTCGGGTCGCGGCCTGGGCCACACCGGCGGCACGCTCGACAAGCTGGAGTCGATCCCGGGCTGGCAGGCGTCGCTGAGCAACGAGGCGATGTTCGCCCAGCTCGAGGACGTCGGTGCGGTCATCTGCGCCGCCGGTGCCGGACTGGCCCCGGCGGACAAGAAGCTCTACGCGTTGCGGGACGTCACCGGCACGGTGGAGTCGATCCCGCTGATCGCCTCCTCGATCATGAGCAAGAAGATCGCGGAGGGCACCGGGGCGCTGGTGCTCGACGTGAAGGTGGGCACCGGCGCCTTCATGAAGTCGCTGGCCGACGCCCAGGAGCTGGCGCGCACCATGGTCGACCTGGGCACCGACGCCGGCGTCCGCACCGTCGCGCTGCTCACCGACATGTCCACCCCGCTCGGGCGCACCGCCGGCAACGCGCTCGAGGTGGCCGAGTCCGTCGAGGTGCTGGCCGGCGGCGGTCCCGCCGACGTGGTCGAGCTGACGGTGGCGCTGGCGCGGGAGATGCTGGCGGGCGCCGGCGTCACCGACGTCGACCCGGCCGAGGTGCTCGCGTCCGGGCGTGCGATGGACGTATGGCGGGCGATGATCGCCGCGCAGGGCGGCGACCCGTCGGCGGCGCTGCCGCTCGCGCGTGAGACCCACGTGGTCACTGCCCCCACGTCCGGGGTGCTGACCCGGCTGGACGCCCTCGCGGTCGGTCTGGCCGCATGGCGGCTGGGCGCCGGGCGGGAACGCAAAGAGGACCCCGTGCAGTACGGCGCGGGCGTCGTCTGGCACGCGCGGCCGGGGGACGTGGTCACCGCCGGGCAGCCGCTGTTCACGTTGCACACCGACACCCCGGAGCGGTTCGAGCGGGCACTGGCGGCGCTCTCAGGCGGCTACGACATCGCCCCGGCGGGGTCGGCGTACGAGCCGACGGCGCTGATCCTCGACCGGATCTCCTGA
- a CDS encoding cytidine deaminase: MSSSEATAATQLWATLRAAAESAAEHAYAPYSGFSVGAAALVEDGRIVSGCNVENAAYGVTLCAECGLVSQLHLTGGGRLTHFVCVNGERELIMPCGRCRQLLHENGGPSLVLLTPRGERTMTDVLPDAFGPEDLT, translated from the coding sequence ATGTCAAGCAGTGAGGCGACGGCCGCCACGCAGCTCTGGGCCACCTTGCGGGCGGCCGCCGAGTCCGCTGCCGAGCACGCGTACGCGCCGTACTCCGGCTTCTCGGTGGGGGCCGCGGCCCTGGTCGAGGACGGCCGGATCGTCAGCGGGTGCAACGTCGAGAACGCGGCGTACGGCGTGACGCTCTGCGCCGAATGCGGTCTGGTCTCGCAGCTGCACCTGACCGGCGGTGGCCGGCTGACCCACTTCGTGTGCGTCAACGGGGAGCGCGAGCTGATCATGCCGTGCGGCCGCTGCCGCCAGCTGCTGCACGAGAACGGCGGTCCGTCCCTGGTGCTGCTCACCCCTCGCGGCGAGCGGACGATGACCGACGTACTTCCCGACGCCTTCGGACCCGAGGACCTGACATGA
- a CDS encoding ABC transporter permease — MTAAVESEDLTVDHEVVVDTALGTRTRLLRAAAYAVLGLISLVWLGLAVHGGTAHLVFDGHTVSLPAKATVIVIGVVLLGVAAWQAVRGFGSRSTPWVAGIVFVLFMVAFFSWVSTQGNNPDIDVVGLLQNSIGLSVPLILGALAGVMCERSGVINVAIEGQMLAGAWAAALVGSVAVTWVGLFGALAAGAFMGVLLAVFAIRYLVNQVVLGVVLNVLAAGLTGFLFDAFMQTDSEKFNTPGVLGEIDIPLLHSIPVIGPLFFEANIVVYLTYILIFGVDVALFRTRWGLRTRAIGEHPKAADTVGIKVLALRYRNVLIGSAIAGLGGAYFTIGSVGGFAKNITSGNGFIALAAVIFGRWSPRGATAAALLFGFAIALQNNLSINTHAIPSYFLAMLPYVATIVAVAGLVGKVRAPAADGEPYVKQ; from the coding sequence ATGACCGCGGCCGTGGAGTCGGAGGACCTGACCGTCGACCACGAGGTCGTCGTCGACACAGCGCTCGGCACCCGCACGCGACTGCTGCGCGCGGCCGCCTACGCCGTGCTGGGCCTGATCTCGCTGGTGTGGCTGGGCCTGGCCGTGCACGGCGGCACCGCCCACCTCGTCTTCGACGGGCACACCGTCTCCCTGCCGGCCAAGGCGACGGTCATCGTCATCGGCGTGGTGCTGCTGGGCGTCGCCGCCTGGCAGGCGGTGCGGGGCTTCGGCAGCCGGTCCACGCCATGGGTGGCAGGGATCGTGTTCGTGCTGTTCATGGTCGCGTTCTTCTCCTGGGTCTCCACCCAGGGGAACAACCCCGACATCGACGTGGTCGGCCTCCTGCAGAACTCGATCGGGCTCTCGGTCCCCCTGATCCTGGGCGCTCTCGCCGGGGTGATGTGCGAGCGCTCCGGCGTCATCAACGTCGCCATCGAGGGTCAGATGCTGGCCGGGGCCTGGGCGGCGGCCCTGGTCGGCAGCGTCGCGGTGACGTGGGTCGGCCTGTTCGGCGCCCTCGCCGCCGGCGCCTTCATGGGCGTGCTGCTGGCTGTCTTCGCGATCCGCTACCTGGTCAACCAGGTGGTGCTCGGCGTGGTGCTCAACGTGCTGGCGGCCGGCCTGACCGGCTTCCTGTTCGACGCCTTCATGCAGACCGACAGCGAGAAGTTCAACACCCCGGGCGTGCTGGGCGAGATCGACATCCCGTTGCTGCACTCGATCCCGGTGATCGGGCCGCTGTTCTTCGAGGCGAACATCGTCGTCTATCTGACCTACATCCTGATCTTCGGTGTCGACGTGGCCCTCTTCCGCACCCGGTGGGGCCTGCGCACGCGCGCCATCGGCGAGCACCCGAAGGCCGCCGACACCGTGGGCATCAAGGTCCTCGCGCTGCGCTACCGCAACGTCCTGATCGGGTCGGCGATCGCCGGCCTGGGCGGTGCCTACTTCACGATCGGGTCGGTCGGCGGCTTCGCCAAGAACATCACCTCCGGCAACGGCTTCATCGCGCTGGCGGCGGTCATCTTCGGCCGCTGGTCCCCGCGCGGGGCCACCGCTGCGGCGCTGCTGTTCGGCTTCGCGATCGCGCTGCAGAACAACCTGTCCATCAACACCCACGCCATCCCGTCCTACTTCCTGGCGATGCTGCCCTATGTCGCCACGATCGTCGCCGTGGCCGGCCTGGTCGGGAAGGTCCGTGCGCCCGCCGCCGACGGAGAGCCCTATGTCAAGCAGTGA
- a CDS encoding ABC transporter permease — MSATTAQTPAPTPAPAPASTPARRRGQAWDTALVTVLSFVTALVISAVLIAISDKQTRDSLQYFAHYPGDTFRFAWSAIWHTYQALFYGAIFNPHTASNGTLSGYLGPISETLTNATPLIAGGLAVGVAFRAGLFNIGGQGQIIIGAVFAGFVGFHWHLPAGLHLIAAILAGILGGALWGGIAGFLKARTGAHEVITTIMLNYVAINLLGYLLSVKGFQAPPYGQAIANPVDHNATLPLLLGSSLRVHLGLILSLAAAALVWWLLKYSRLGFRLRAVGANPFAARTAGMHVENSYIVVMLISGALCGLAGVSQVLGTNPQITSDIDGGIGFDAITVALLGRANPVGTVFAGLLFGALRAGGPLMQQYAPIELVQVIQSLIVLFIAAPALIRAIYRLKTSGSSVGAELAKGWNG, encoded by the coding sequence ATGAGCGCCACCACCGCACAGACGCCGGCCCCCACCCCGGCGCCCGCACCTGCATCGACGCCCGCGCGGCGCCGCGGCCAGGCGTGGGACACCGCGCTGGTCACCGTGCTCTCGTTCGTGACGGCGCTGGTGATCTCGGCCGTGCTGATCGCCATCTCCGACAAGCAGACCCGCGACTCGCTGCAGTACTTCGCGCACTATCCGGGCGACACGTTCCGGTTCGCCTGGTCGGCCATCTGGCACACCTACCAAGCACTCTTCTACGGCGCGATCTTCAACCCGCACACCGCCTCCAACGGCACGCTCTCGGGCTACCTCGGCCCGATCTCGGAGACGCTGACCAACGCCACGCCGCTGATCGCCGGCGGTCTCGCCGTCGGCGTGGCCTTCCGCGCCGGGCTGTTCAACATCGGCGGCCAGGGCCAGATCATCATCGGTGCCGTGTTCGCCGGGTTCGTGGGCTTCCACTGGCACCTGCCGGCCGGCCTCCACCTGATCGCCGCGATCCTGGCCGGCATCCTCGGCGGCGCGCTGTGGGGCGGCATCGCCGGCTTCCTGAAGGCCCGCACCGGAGCGCACGAGGTCATCACGACCATCATGCTCAACTACGTCGCCATCAACCTCCTGGGCTACCTGCTCTCGGTCAAGGGCTTCCAGGCCCCGCCGTACGGCCAGGCGATCGCCAACCCGGTGGACCACAACGCGACGCTGCCGCTGCTGCTCGGCAGCAGCCTGCGCGTCCACCTCGGACTCATCCTGTCGCTCGCGGCCGCCGCGCTGGTGTGGTGGCTGCTGAAGTACAGCCGGCTCGGCTTCCGGCTGCGGGCGGTGGGGGCCAACCCGTTCGCCGCCCGGACCGCCGGCATGCACGTCGAGAACAGCTACATCGTGGTGATGCTGATCTCCGGTGCGCTGTGCGGACTGGCCGGCGTCTCCCAGGTGCTCGGCACGAACCCGCAGATCACCAGCGACATCGACGGCGGCATCGGCTTCGACGCCATCACCGTGGCGCTGCTGGGTCGGGCCAACCCGGTCGGCACCGTCTTCGCGGGCCTGCTCTTCGGCGCCCTGCGCGCCGGTGGCCCCCTGATGCAGCAGTACGCGCCGATCGAGCTGGTCCAGGTGATCCAGTCGTTGATCGTGCTCTTCATCGCCGCACCCGCGCTGATCCGCGCGATCTACCGGCTCAAGACATCCGGCTCCTCCGTGGGTGCCGAGCTCGCGAAGGGGTGGAACGGATGA
- a CDS encoding ABC transporter ATP-binding protein, translating into MKLELRGITKRFGSLTANDHIDLVVEPGEIHALLGENGAGKSTLMNVLYGLYQPDEGEILIDDQPVTFTGPGDAMASGIGMVHQHFMLIPVFTVAENIELGHERTSAGLLRFLDRRRARREVQEISQRYGLAVPVDALVQDLPVGVQQRVEILKALVRDAQVLILDEPTAVLTPQETDDLMKIMVSLKESGTAIVFITHKLREVRAVADKITVIRRGKVVGTASPDSSPAELASLMVGRPVKLNVDKEPAQPGPDVVEVSGVRVLDDAGAVTVDDVSFTVRGGEIYALAGVQGNGQTELTEAIVGLDRATAGSIRIAGVDVTRMSVDDILGLGVGYVPEDRLHDGLVSSFSVAENMVLDLYDQQPYSGRLNLDLKHIAQHAASKVEEFDVRTSSVDHAASTLSGGNQQKVVLAREMSRPLKLLIVAQPTRGLDVGSMEFVHKRIVAERDNGAAVILISSELDEVLGLADRIGVMYRGKIIGEVPAGTDAEEIGMLMAGQADAPSAGEQNTGATR; encoded by the coding sequence GTGAAGCTCGAACTTCGGGGAATCACCAAGCGCTTCGGCTCTCTGACCGCCAACGACCACATCGATCTGGTCGTCGAGCCGGGGGAGATCCATGCGCTGCTGGGCGAGAACGGCGCCGGCAAGAGCACGCTGATGAACGTCCTCTACGGGCTCTACCAGCCCGACGAGGGCGAGATCCTCATCGACGACCAGCCGGTGACGTTCACCGGGCCGGGCGATGCGATGGCCTCCGGCATCGGCATGGTCCACCAGCACTTCATGCTGATCCCCGTGTTCACCGTGGCGGAGAACATCGAGCTCGGGCACGAGCGGACCAGCGCCGGGCTGCTGCGGTTCCTGGACCGTCGGCGTGCTCGCCGCGAGGTCCAGGAGATCTCCCAGCGCTACGGCCTCGCCGTCCCGGTCGACGCGCTGGTGCAGGACCTGCCGGTGGGCGTGCAGCAGCGCGTGGAGATCCTGAAGGCGCTCGTGCGCGACGCCCAGGTGCTCATCCTCGACGAGCCCACCGCCGTGCTCACCCCGCAGGAGACCGACGACCTGATGAAGATCATGGTCTCGCTCAAGGAGAGCGGCACCGCGATCGTGTTCATCACGCACAAGCTGCGCGAGGTCCGGGCGGTCGCGGACAAGATCACCGTGATCCGGCGCGGGAAGGTCGTCGGCACGGCATCCCCGGACTCCTCGCCGGCCGAGCTCGCCTCGCTGATGGTCGGTCGTCCGGTCAAGCTCAACGTCGACAAGGAGCCGGCGCAGCCGGGGCCCGACGTGGTCGAGGTCTCCGGCGTACGCGTCCTGGACGACGCCGGCGCGGTCACCGTCGACGACGTCAGCTTCACCGTCAGGGGCGGCGAGATCTACGCCCTCGCCGGCGTGCAGGGCAACGGCCAGACCGAGCTCACCGAGGCTATCGTCGGCCTCGACCGGGCCACGGCGGGCAGCATCAGGATCGCCGGTGTGGACGTCACCCGGATGAGCGTCGACGACATCCTCGGCCTCGGGGTGGGCTACGTCCCCGAGGACCGCCTGCACGACGGCCTCGTCTCCAGCTTCTCGGTCGCGGAGAACATGGTGCTCGACCTCTACGACCAGCAGCCCTACTCGGGCCGGCTCAACCTGGACCTCAAGCACATCGCACAGCACGCCGCGAGCAAGGTCGAGGAGTTCGACGTCAGGACCTCCTCGGTCGACCACGCCGCCTCGACCCTGTCGGGTGGCAACCAGCAGAAGGTGGTGCTCGCGCGGGAGATGTCGCGCCCGCTGAAGCTGCTGATCGTGGCCCAGCCGACCCGCGGACTCGACGTGGGGTCGATGGAGTTCGTGCACAAGCGGATCGTCGCCGAGCGCGACAACGGCGCTGCGGTCATCCTGATCTCCAGCGAGCTCGACGAGGTCCTCGGCCTCGCCGACCGGATCGGGGTCATGTACCGCGGCAAGATCATCGGTGAGGTGCCCGCCGGCACCGACGCAGAGGAGATCGGCATGCTGATGGCCGGCCAGGCCGACGCCCCGAGCGCGGGCGAGCAGAACACGGGAGCGACCCGATGA